A single window of Halococcus saccharolyticus DSM 5350 DNA harbors:
- the mutL gene encoding DNA mismatch repair endonuclease MutL — translation MSDGADGDEQVDEIHRLDEATIERIAAGEVVERPASAVKELVENSLDADASRVRVVVEAGGTDGIRVTDDGRGMSAEAVERAVEKHTTSKIADIDDLEAGVGSLGFRGEALAAIGAVSRLTIRTKPRGANRGTELRMAGGEIESVKPAGCPEGTTVEVDDLFYNVPARRKYLKQDATEFTHVNRVATGYALSNPEVALALEHDGREVFSTTGQGSLEATVLAVYGRDVATAMLPIGARAESGADDADEAAIEAGGPLDELSGIVSHPETTRASPEYCSVFVNGRYVSATAVRDAIVAAYGSQLAPDRYPFAVLFLSLPADQIDVNVHPRKREVRFADEAGVRDQVRTAVESALMREGVVRSGAPRGRSAPDQTEIEPESGDAGSADDGGASARPDRSTDADEPASRPAEPSDATDTTRADPDDSGTETTGTGSTDAEPEQPPASGSHTAISSEPTEVENGATTSDQTTRTADDAPHEPNGEPSAADDNDRQRAPADAGKFTDTAEQTTLAGDRVPDDHAFDRLPRLRVLGQLHDTYIICESSDGLVLIDQHAADERVNYERLRERTADGTTVQQLADPVEIELTAAETELFETFADALAELGFEASRADDRSIVIHAVPAVLDGAADPDRLRDVLSGFVGDGEPGESIERDADALLADLACYPSITGNTSLAEGSVIDLLRTLDDCENPYACPHGRPVVIEVGSDELDDRFERDYPGHAGRRE, via the coding sequence ATGAGCGACGGAGCGGACGGAGACGAGCAGGTCGACGAAATCCACCGACTCGACGAGGCGACGATCGAGCGTATCGCCGCCGGCGAGGTGGTCGAGCGACCCGCCTCCGCGGTGAAGGAGCTAGTCGAGAACAGCCTCGACGCCGACGCCTCGCGGGTGCGGGTCGTGGTCGAGGCGGGCGGCACCGACGGGATCCGCGTGACGGACGACGGCCGCGGGATGAGCGCCGAGGCGGTCGAGCGCGCGGTTGAGAAACACACCACGAGCAAGATCGCGGACATCGACGATCTGGAAGCCGGTGTGGGGAGTCTCGGCTTCCGGGGGGAGGCGCTCGCGGCCATCGGCGCGGTCTCGCGGCTGACCATCCGGACCAAACCTCGGGGAGCGAACCGTGGTACCGAACTCCGGATGGCCGGCGGCGAGATCGAAAGCGTCAAACCTGCGGGCTGCCCCGAAGGCACCACCGTCGAGGTCGACGATCTCTTCTACAACGTCCCCGCGCGCCGGAAGTACCTCAAGCAGGACGCGACCGAGTTCACCCACGTCAACCGGGTGGCGACGGGCTACGCGCTCTCGAACCCCGAGGTGGCGCTCGCGCTCGAGCACGACGGTCGCGAGGTGTTCTCGACCACCGGCCAGGGCAGTCTGGAGGCGACAGTTCTGGCGGTCTATGGCCGCGATGTCGCGACGGCCATGCTGCCGATCGGCGCGCGCGCGGAGAGTGGGGCCGACGATGCGGACGAAGCTGCGATCGAGGCGGGCGGACCGCTCGACGAACTCTCCGGCATCGTCAGTCATCCCGAGACGACCCGCGCGAGCCCGGAGTACTGCTCGGTGTTCGTCAATGGCCGGTACGTGAGCGCGACCGCAGTTCGGGACGCGATCGTGGCGGCCTACGGCAGCCAGCTCGCGCCCGATCGGTACCCGTTCGCGGTCCTCTTTCTCTCGCTGCCGGCAGACCAGATCGACGTGAACGTCCATCCCAGAAAGCGCGAGGTCCGTTTTGCCGACGAGGCGGGCGTGCGCGATCAAGTCCGGACGGCGGTCGAGAGCGCACTCATGCGTGAGGGGGTAGTCCGCTCCGGCGCGCCACGCGGGCGATCGGCACCGGATCAGACCGAGATCGAACCAGAGAGCGGGGACGCAGGATCGGCAGACGACGGGGGAGCGTCGGCGAGACCGGACCGATCGACTGACGCCGACGAACCGGCGTCCCGTCCGGCAGAACCATCCGACGCGACGGACACGACGAGGGCGGATCCCGACGACTCCGGAACCGAAACGACGGGGACCGGGTCCACCGACGCCGAGCCCGAACAGCCTCCAGCGAGCGGATCGCACACGGCGATCTCGTCGGAGCCGACGGAGGTCGAGAATGGGGCGACGACATCTGACCAGACCACTCGAACAGCCGACGATGCGCCCCACGAACCGAACGGCGAGCCATCCGCCGCCGATGACAACGACCGACAGCGCGCTCCGGCGGACGCAGGGAAGTTCACCGACACGGCCGAACAGACCACGCTCGCCGGCGATCGGGTGCCGGACGATCACGCGTTCGATCGGCTCCCGCGACTCCGGGTGCTCGGCCAGCTCCACGACACCTACATCATCTGCGAATCGTCCGACGGCCTCGTCCTGATCGACCAGCACGCCGCCGACGAGCGAGTCAACTACGAGCGCCTCCGCGAGCGCACTGCGGACGGGACGACGGTACAGCAGCTCGCCGACCCGGTTGAAATCGAGCTCACGGCGGCGGAGACCGAGCTGTTCGAGACGTTCGCCGACGCGCTCGCCGAACTCGGGTTCGAGGCGTCGCGGGCCGACGATCGATCCATCGTGATCCACGCGGTGCCGGCGGTGCTCGACGGCGCGGCCGATCCCGACCGGCTCCGGGACGTGCTTTCGGGGTTCGTCGGCGACGGGGAGCCAGGCGAGTCGATCGAACGCGACGCCGACGCGCTGCTTGCCGATCTCGCGTGTTATCCTTCGATCACGGGCAACACCTCGCTCGCCGAGGGCAGCGTGATCGACCTCCTCCGGACGCTCGACGACTGTGAGAACCCCTACGCCTGTCCGCACGGCCGCCCGGTCGTGATCGAGGTTGGGAGCGACGAACTCGACGACCGCTTCGAGCGCGATTACCCTGGCCACGCCGGTCGACGGGAGTGA
- a CDS encoding PfkB family carbohydrate kinase produces the protein MADLLTFGAAIIELTTPGRERLVTADRLDVAATGPAANAAMTAARIGSDATWLSKLPDTHLGRRAAAGIASHGVETAIRWTDEGRQGLAFAERAGPPRGNARIDDRTASAVASATPDDLPLSAVGDPELVFVDAALPTRSATLADTTATLFAELAARGTSTVLGLGSREPSAATVEATKDLLPAVDTLIATEAGAAALGDRANSAETAHTLAAENGLETVVIVRDERGGVVWDDRTVHERAPPVTETVDERGAFDAFCGGFLARRTAGAGADTALEAGVASEALARTVPGPVPAITVEEVERCTASMTEPGMDE, from the coding sequence ATGGCTGATCTTCTCACGTTCGGTGCAGCGATCATCGAACTCACCACACCCGGCCGCGAGCGCCTCGTAACCGCCGATCGGCTGGATGTCGCAGCGACGGGGCCGGCGGCGAACGCCGCAATGACTGCCGCCCGGATCGGTAGCGATGCGACGTGGCTCTCGAAATTGCCCGACACCCACCTCGGCCGGCGCGCTGCCGCCGGGATCGCCTCTCATGGCGTCGAAACCGCGATCCGCTGGACCGACGAGGGACGTCAGGGTCTCGCGTTCGCCGAGCGGGCGGGACCGCCGCGCGGGAACGCTCGTATCGACGATCGGACGGCGAGTGCGGTCGCGTCGGCGACGCCCGACGACCTCCCACTGTCGGCGGTCGGCGATCCGGAACTGGTGTTCGTCGACGCCGCGCTCCCGACGCGCTCGGCGACGCTCGCCGACACCACCGCGACCCTCTTCGCCGAGCTCGCGGCTCGTGGAACGTCCACTGTGCTCGGACTCGGTTCCCGGGAGCCGTCGGCAGCGACGGTCGAAGCGACCAAGGATCTTCTCCCAGCGGTCGACACCCTGATTGCGACGGAGGCGGGCGCTGCGGCGCTCGGCGACCGTGCGAACTCGGCCGAAACCGCTCACACGCTGGCTGCCGAGAACGGCCTCGAAACGGTCGTGATCGTGCGCGACGAGCGTGGCGGCGTGGTCTGGGACGACCGGACCGTCCACGAGCGCGCGCCGCCCGTGACCGAGACGGTCGACGAGCGTGGCGCGTTCGACGCGTTCTGTGGGGGATTTCTCGCTCGCCGAACCGCCGGAGCCGGGGCCGACACGGCGCTCGAAGCTGGGGTTGCGAGCGAGGCGCTCGCGCGGACCGTCCCCGGCCCTGTCCCCGCGATCACCGTCGAGGAGGTCGAGCGCTGTACCGCGTCGATGACCGAACCCGGGATGGACGAGTGA
- a CDS encoding dihydrolipoyl dehydrogenase family protein: MHVVIVGAYGSAGVAVAQELVERREEHPEDVELTLVDDGDPGGGLCILRGCMPSKEVLSAGAHRFQARHDHRLSGALPDVDLDSVVETKNDHTSNFAAHRRSAVHDLAERANVEFLHETARFVDDHTVAVGDRTIEADYVVIATGSTVNVPAIPGIDEVEYMTSADVLDSTEFPDSGIVMGFGYVGIEMVPYLSEAAGMDLTVIEHDARPLDEADPEFGDALLDIYREEFGIEVLTHTTEQSIEPTADGGVRLHVERDGQDERVDADELFLFTGRRPTLDGLGIENTTHSLATTTVGDRNEPVPRPEPGWVGPTMQAADDPRTFVVGDVNAREPILHVAKEQGFTAGRNLLSHAAGEELEEYENVHHHVMFSGLGVYPFARVGHSQATAEEAGLDVVTATRQSSDDGVFKTKDVPEGLARLVVDADDGTVLGYQGLHYHADVMAKTMQVIVERGMDVREIPDRAYHPTTPEILDGLFRETSDRVN; encoded by the coding sequence ATGCACGTGGTGATCGTCGGCGCGTACGGCAGCGCGGGAGTCGCGGTCGCACAGGAACTCGTCGAGCGACGCGAGGAGCATCCCGAAGACGTCGAACTCACGCTCGTCGACGACGGCGATCCGGGCGGCGGGCTCTGCATCCTCCGCGGATGTATGCCCTCGAAGGAGGTGCTCTCGGCGGGCGCACACCGGTTCCAGGCCCGTCACGACCACCGACTCTCGGGAGCGCTCCCCGACGTCGACCTCGATTCAGTCGTCGAAACCAAGAACGACCACACGTCGAACTTCGCGGCGCACCGCCGGAGTGCAGTCCACGACCTCGCCGAGCGCGCGAACGTCGAGTTCCTCCACGAGACCGCACGGTTCGTCGACGATCACACGGTCGCCGTCGGCGATCGGACGATCGAGGCCGATTACGTCGTGATCGCCACCGGCTCGACGGTGAACGTGCCCGCTATTCCGGGGATCGACGAGGTGGAGTACATGACCAGCGCGGACGTGCTCGACAGCACGGAATTCCCCGACAGCGGGATCGTGATGGGCTTTGGCTACGTCGGGATCGAGATGGTCCCCTACCTGAGTGAGGCGGCGGGGATGGATCTCACCGTGATCGAACACGACGCGCGCCCGCTCGACGAGGCCGATCCCGAATTCGGCGACGCGCTCCTCGACATCTACCGCGAGGAGTTCGGGATCGAGGTCCTGACACACACCACAGAGCAGTCGATCGAGCCGACGGCCGACGGCGGCGTGCGCCTCCACGTCGAGCGCGACGGACAGGACGAACGGGTGGACGCAGACGAACTGTTCCTCTTCACGGGCCGCCGGCCGACGCTCGACGGGCTCGGTATCGAGAACACGACACACTCGCTCGCCACCACGACGGTCGGCGACCGCAACGAGCCGGTGCCGCGACCCGAACCGGGCTGGGTCGGGCCGACGATGCAGGCCGCCGACGATCCCCGAACCTTCGTGGTCGGCGATGTCAACGCCCGCGAGCCGATCCTCCATGTCGCCAAGGAGCAGGGGTTCACCGCCGGGCGAAACCTCCTCTCCCACGCCGCCGGCGAAGAGCTCGAAGAGTACGAGAACGTCCATCACCACGTGATGTTCTCGGGACTCGGAGTGTACCCGTTCGCGCGGGTGGGCCACTCGCAGGCCACGGCCGAAGAGGCGGGTTTGGATGTCGTGACCGCGACTCGCCAGTCATCTGACGACGGCGTATTCAAGACCAAGGACGTTCCCGAGGGACTCGCACGCCTCGTGGTCGACGCCGACGACGGCACGGTGCTCGGCTATCAGGGTCTCCACTACCACGCCGACGTGATGGCGAAGACGATGCAGGTGATCGTCGAGCGCGGGATGGACGTCCGCGAGATCCCCGACCGGGCGTACCACCCGACCACGCCCGAGATCCTGGATGGATTGTTCCGCGAGACGAGCGATCGGGTGAATTGA